The sequence below is a genomic window from Rickettsia prowazekii str. Breinl.
TAATTGTTGCAGCAATAATATTTTTTGCAGCAGGTTTTAGAATAAAATATTTCATAATACTCGCGCTTGCTGCACTTATTAGCATGCCTATTGCTTGGAATATGATGTATGATTATCAAAAAAAACGAGTGATGGTTTTCTTAAATCCAGAACATGATCCGCTTGGTGCTAGCTATAATATTATTCAGTCTAAAATCGCTATAGGTTCAGGTAGCCTATTTGGACGGGGGTTAAATCAAGGTAGCCAAAGCCATTTAGATTTCCTACCTGAGCATCAAACAGATTTCATCTTTGCTACCTTTGCTGAAGAGTTTGGTTTTATAGGCAGCATGCTTTTACTAATATTATATTTTGCACTTATCACTATTTCTTTATTAATTGGCATAAATTGCCGAGAAATTTTTAGTAAATTAATGGTAATAGGTATCACTTCAATCTTATTTAGTCATGTATTTATTAATATAGCTATGGTTATGGGATTACTTCCAGTAGTAGGCGTGCCTCTACCATTTATTTCGTACGGAGGGACAATGATGGCATCCATGCTAATAGGATTTGGACTTGTAATGAATGCTCAGGTACACGTACATACTACTTTAAACTAGTATAATGCCGTGTAAAGTGAAAGTGCCTATTAAAATTAGCATAAATTGCTTCCAATTTAATTTTTTATAAAAAATTTATAAAAGATAAAATAGAAAACGTTAACAAAAAACTATTGAAATACTATTTTTAAGTCTTATGATTTAATGATCGATTCATTCTGAAAGACAACACTAAGACTACTATTATCTACTGCTTTTGATCTTACATTTTGTTTTTTAGAAAGGATCCTTTCTAGTTTTGAACATAGAATAAATA
It includes:
- the rodA gene encoding rod shape-determining protein RodA, translating into MHKNYLEQLQKLPITLIVLIIIICCIGFIVLYSAANSNLQPWAYKQMINFCIFLPLAIIIALIDLRTIFRLSYILYFCVLALLIAVELFGSTAMGGKRWIDIGIVKLQPSEPIKISIVLMLARYFHRSTSDDITKLHKVIIPIIGVLTPAFLIIREPDLGTGMIVLIVAAIIFFAAGFRIKYFIILALAALISMPIAWNMMYDYQKKRVMVFLNPEHDPLGASYNIIQSKIAIGSGSLFGRGLNQGSQSHLDFLPEHQTDFIFATFAEEFGFIGSMLLLILYFALITISLLIGINCREIFSKLMVIGITSILFSHVFINIAMVMGLLPVVGVPLPFISYGGTMMASMLIGFGLVMNAQVHVHTTLN